From Bacillus pumilus, one genomic window encodes:
- a CDS encoding SMI1/KNR4 family protein: MINLPQIPHLHMNEPASEKHIKEAESQLNMVLPDAYKNLLKQTNGCSVGGDVLLYGTEDITERNATWEVQQYASGYVAIGDDGGGQVLLMRLVEDEKKVWIVDAGVMDPQHAELMTGNLLKWVSEGCIIE, encoded by the coding sequence ATGATCAATTTACCTCAAATCCCACATCTGCACATGAACGAACCAGCAAGTGAAAAACACATCAAAGAGGCAGAATCCCAACTAAACATGGTGCTGCCCGATGCTTATAAGAACTTGCTGAAACAGACAAATGGATGTTCCGTTGGCGGCGATGTCCTACTATACGGCACTGAAGACATTACGGAACGCAATGCAACGTGGGAAGTCCAGCAATATGCAAGCGGCTATGTGGCGATTGGCGACGATGGCGGCGGACAAGTACTTCTCATGCGGCTGGTTGAAGATGAGAAAAAGGTATGGATTGTTGATGCTGGTGTAATGGACCCTCAGCATGCTGAGTTGATGACTGGAAACTTGCTGAAATGGGTGAGTGAGGGATGTATCATTGAATGA
- a CDS encoding YwqI/YxiC family protein, with amino-acid sequence MSREIKIDASEINRVLQQAKQSGAQMNAKLPTTIKGRNQLLAADTLEKINQQLNELSTSYIGILQKQLVQTEQAVNTMIETDKALASSSKRK; translated from the coding sequence ATGAGTAGAGAAATCAAAATAGATGCCAGTGAAATCAATCGAGTTTTACAACAGGCCAAACAATCAGGCGCTCAAATGAATGCAAAACTTCCAACAACCATCAAAGGGAGAAACCAGCTCCTGGCAGCAGACACATTAGAAAAAATCAACCAACAGTTGAACGAATTAAGTACATCCTACATAGGCATTCTTCAGAAACAGCTTGTACAAACAGAACAAGCGGTGAACACCATGATTGAAACGGACAAGGCGCTTGCCTCCAGCAGTAAAAGAAAATAA
- a CDS encoding YwqH-like family protein encodes MSGAVIGYTTALYSLKADISIKKEQIIELNMCRKEIKEAKSVLADANKKITHPDLTSHTWFGRLADTFDDIRDEMASASQEIKSVQLTNLVNRIDEKISDLKSEIHSLEHEIHSVERKIEKEKQKQLEEKRGKSHE; translated from the coding sequence ATGTCTGGAGCTGTCATCGGTTATACAACAGCCTTGTATTCGTTAAAGGCAGACATATCCATAAAAAAAGAACAAATCATCGAACTCAACATGTGTCGAAAAGAAATAAAAGAAGCAAAATCGGTTCTGGCAGATGCTAACAAGAAAATCACTCATCCTGATCTGACATCACATACATGGTTTGGCCGTCTTGCAGATACGTTTGATGACATTCGAGACGAGATGGCATCCGCCAGTCAAGAGATAAAAAGTGTACAGCTGACCAATTTAGTGAATCGAATTGATGAGAAAATCAGTGACCTAAAATCGGAGATCCATTCGTTAGAACATGAGATTCATTCTGTTGAAAGAAAAATAGAGAAAGAAAAGCAGAAACAATTGGAAGAAAAAAGAGGGAAGTCACATGAGTAG
- the pta gene encoding phosphate acetyltransferase: MADIFSTVQEKVAGKGVKIVFPEGMDERILTAVQKLADGKVLQPIVVGKKQEVEAKAKELGLTLDGVDVYDPHTYEGFEELVQAFVERRKGKATEEQARKALLDENYFGTMLVYKGLADGLVSGAAHSTADTVRPALQIIKTKEGVKKTSGVFIMARGEEQYVFADCAINIAPDSQDLAEIAIESANTAKMFDIEPRVAMLSFSTKGSAKSDETEKVSEAVRIAKEKAPELVLDGEFQFDAAFVPSVAAKKAPDSVIKGDASVFVFPSLEAGNIGYKIAQRLGNFEAVGPILQGLNQPVNDLSRGCNAEDVYNLALITAAQAR, translated from the coding sequence GTGGCAGATATTTTTTCAACAGTTCAGGAAAAGGTTGCAGGTAAAGGAGTAAAGATCGTTTTTCCTGAGGGAATGGACGAACGCATTCTAACAGCCGTTCAAAAACTAGCAGATGGCAAAGTATTGCAGCCAATTGTTGTAGGTAAAAAACAAGAAGTTGAAGCAAAAGCAAAAGAATTAGGTCTTACACTTGATGGTGTTGACGTGTATGATCCTCATACATATGAAGGTTTTGAAGAGCTTGTACAAGCTTTCGTAGAAAGACGTAAAGGCAAAGCAACAGAAGAGCAGGCAAGAAAAGCATTACTAGATGAAAACTACTTCGGTACAATGCTTGTGTACAAAGGTCTTGCAGACGGACTTGTGAGCGGTGCAGCACACTCAACTGCTGACACAGTGCGCCCAGCACTTCAAATCATTAAAACAAAAGAAGGCGTAAAGAAAACATCTGGCGTCTTCATCATGGCTCGCGGCGAAGAGCAATATGTGTTTGCTGATTGTGCGATCAACATTGCACCAGACAGCCAAGATCTAGCTGAAATTGCGATCGAAAGTGCAAACACAGCCAAAATGTTTGACATCGAACCACGTGTGGCAATGCTTAGCTTCTCTACAAAAGGCTCAGCAAAATCAGACGAAACAGAAAAAGTATCTGAAGCAGTTCGCATTGCAAAAGAAAAGGCACCTGAGCTTGTACTTGATGGAGAATTTCAATTCGATGCAGCTTTCGTTCCTTCAGTAGCAGCGAAAAAAGCGCCAGATTCCGTCATCAAAGGTGATGCGAGCGTATTTGTTTTCCCTAGCCTAGAAGCTGGAAACATCGGCTACAAAATTGCACAGCGCTTAGGTAACTTTGAAGCTGTAGGTCCAATCTTACAAGGCTTAAACCAGCCAGTAAACGATCTTTCAAGAGGCTGTAATGCCGAAGACGTTTACAACCTTGCGCTTATCACAGCAGCTCAAGCACGATAA
- the hemQ gene encoding hydrogen peroxide-dependent heme synthase, whose protein sequence is MSEQHTTNEAAQTLDGWYALHDFRTFDWTAWKLLTSDERQAILHEFTGLLEKWKTAEHDKAGSQTIYSIVGQKADIMLMILRPTMEELGEIELEFNKTRLAEFTIPAYSYVSVVELSNYLAGGGDGGDPYENPHVRARLYPELPSSQYVCFYPMDKRRSGNDNWYMLSMDERKSLMRSHGLIGRSYAGKVKQIITGSVGFDDYEWGVTLFADDVLQFKKLVYEMRFDEVSARYGEFGSFFVGNRLANEQLASYFHV, encoded by the coding sequence ATGAGCGAACAACATACAACCAATGAAGCAGCTCAAACACTAGACGGCTGGTATGCACTGCATGATTTTAGAACCTTTGACTGGACAGCTTGGAAGCTGCTGACAAGTGATGAGCGCCAAGCGATTCTTCATGAGTTCACAGGTCTATTAGAAAAATGGAAAACAGCTGAGCACGATAAGGCTGGAAGCCAAACAATCTATAGTATTGTCGGCCAAAAAGCAGATATTATGCTCATGATTTTGCGTCCAACCATGGAAGAACTGGGTGAAATTGAACTTGAATTCAATAAAACACGACTAGCAGAGTTTACAATCCCAGCTTATTCGTACGTTTCAGTTGTGGAACTCAGCAACTACTTAGCTGGAGGCGGAGATGGCGGAGATCCTTACGAGAACCCGCATGTACGTGCGCGTCTATACCCAGAGCTCCCTTCTTCTCAATACGTGTGCTTCTATCCAATGGATAAAAGACGTTCTGGCAATGACAACTGGTACATGCTCTCCATGGATGAGCGTAAATCACTCATGAGAAGCCACGGCTTAATTGGCCGCAGTTATGCTGGGAAAGTAAAGCAGATCATTACAGGCTCCGTCGGTTTTGATGATTATGAGTGGGGCGTCACTCTTTTCGCTGACGATGTGCTTCAATTTAAAAAATTGGTTTATGAAATGCGCTTTGATGAAGTCAGTGCACGCTACGGCGAATTTGGTTCCTTCTTTGTCGGAAACCGATTAGCAAACGAGCAGCTGGCGTCTTATTTTCATGTATGA
- a CDS encoding MFS transporter codes for MKNFPIAIFALTLGAFSIGMTEFVIMGLLPNVANDLHVSISASGQLITGYALGVAVGGPIITLSTGKMLRKRLLILLMILFVAGNAVAAVSTTYGLLMASRILTSFAHGTFFGVGAIMAARLVPKEKSASAISFMFTGLTVANVLGVPFGTFIGNQFGWRMSFLVIAVIGLISLIGIISLVPNQSKEEVLDIRNEVSVLKKPQVLVSFAMTIFGFAGVFTAFTYISPILLQVTGFQENGVTLILVLFGLGVTIGNLVGGKLADWKLMPSIMVTLILLMAVLLLFTITSEFKVPAVLTIFVWGIISFILVPTLQYRTMNMAHEAPTLASTLSHSAFNIGNAGGAALGGLAIELTHLQLVPLFAAAVTFIGLIITIMSYQSDRRTKRT; via the coding sequence ATGAAAAACTTCCCCATCGCTATTTTCGCTTTAACGCTCGGTGCGTTTTCGATTGGCATGACTGAATTTGTCATTATGGGACTTTTGCCAAACGTCGCAAATGATCTCCATGTATCTATTTCTGCTTCAGGGCAGCTGATTACTGGATATGCACTTGGTGTCGCAGTTGGCGGACCTATTATAACATTATCAACTGGGAAAATGTTGAGGAAACGTCTTCTCATTCTATTAATGATCCTGTTCGTGGCGGGAAATGCTGTTGCCGCTGTATCGACCACTTACGGTCTATTAATGGCCTCACGTATTTTGACGTCATTTGCTCATGGAACCTTCTTTGGCGTCGGAGCCATAATGGCTGCGCGGCTTGTGCCTAAGGAGAAAAGTGCAAGTGCGATCAGCTTCATGTTTACAGGACTGACGGTCGCCAATGTACTGGGTGTGCCGTTTGGTACCTTCATCGGAAATCAATTTGGCTGGCGTATGTCGTTTCTTGTCATTGCCGTCATTGGTCTCATTTCCTTAATCGGTATCATCAGCTTAGTACCCAATCAATCGAAGGAAGAAGTACTGGATATTCGAAATGAAGTGTCTGTTTTGAAAAAGCCACAGGTACTCGTTTCTTTTGCAATGACGATCTTTGGTTTTGCAGGTGTGTTTACCGCCTTTACGTATATCAGCCCGATCCTGCTGCAAGTGACTGGTTTTCAGGAAAATGGGGTGACGCTCATCCTTGTTCTCTTCGGGCTTGGGGTCACTATTGGAAATTTAGTTGGCGGAAAGCTTGCCGATTGGAAGCTGATGCCGAGTATTATGGTGACACTGATCCTGCTGATGGCTGTCCTGTTATTGTTTACAATCACTTCCGAATTCAAAGTACCTGCTGTGCTGACCATTTTTGTTTGGGGAATCATTTCATTTATTCTTGTTCCTACCTTGCAATACCGCACGATGAACATGGCACATGAAGCACCGACACTCGCATCGACGCTTAGTCATTCTGCCTTTAATATTGGGAATGCTGGCGGTGCAGCGCTTGGCGGTCTCGCCATCGAACTTACACATTTACAGCTTGTACCGTTATTTGCTGCAGCTGTAACCTTCATTGGGCTCATCATCACGATCATGAGCTATCAGTCAGATAGACGAACAAAAAGGACCTGA
- a CDS encoding Lrp/AsnC family transcriptional regulator yields MKITDVDVHILNELKEDARLSMRELSKRVNLSAPAVAERVRKLEDAGIIEGYSVQVNYKKLGLMIDCLLEVTVLNGEYQRFVAFMNQHPRAFFAYRVAGQSCFFIKLSVASLEEIEAFIQAVSGFTKTVSHIVLSEHAFSHPVQERVKQIEEPEMTVMK; encoded by the coding sequence ATGAAAATCACCGATGTTGATGTGCATATTTTAAATGAATTGAAAGAAGATGCCCGCTTGTCTATGAGGGAATTGTCCAAACGAGTCAATTTATCCGCACCTGCGGTAGCAGAAAGAGTGCGTAAATTAGAGGATGCAGGGATTATCGAAGGGTATTCGGTTCAGGTCAATTATAAAAAATTAGGGCTTATGATTGACTGCCTGCTGGAAGTCACAGTGCTAAACGGGGAGTATCAACGTTTTGTGGCTTTTATGAATCAGCACCCACGCGCTTTTTTTGCTTATCGAGTGGCAGGACAGTCATGCTTTTTCATTAAGCTGTCAGTCGCTTCTCTTGAAGAAATTGAAGCCTTTATTCAGGCAGTGTCTGGGTTTACAAAAACCGTATCTCATATCGTCTTGTCCGAGCACGCCTTTTCTCATCCAGTACAGGAACGTGTGAAACAAATAGAAGAGCCAGAAATGACCGTGATGAAATAA
- a CDS encoding MFS transporter, with protein MKESLDSKASKTFPITLAIALTLGVFAAGSEELVISPLLPDLSNSFQHSLDILALSISIYGLAVLVGAPLLVPLGDRYSRELCLIIGLSFFLIGTVMCAAAPNLAVFFAGRAISGLATGVFVPTAYALVGDRVPYEYRGKVMGLIVSSWSLSLVLGVPIGAFIGQSLNWRWTFWIFAIMSLVVLLLVILESRKQTATANTGTPQAREKTGSLWGALKIDRVPAYLTVTFCNMLGFYGMYSFLGAYLQSLFSGGQSTAGLLIMAYGVGFSMSVFTGKLADWFGKTRSLFLVLGGITLVLALLPYAPFSWTLLIFALFIWGAMQSLSVTLLSTVLSDCSQTHRGKVMAFYSLASNLAVMLGSALMGPVYVHFGYHTVGLVCALITLVGFLISFASYKRERTLQQKHKNTFET; from the coding sequence ATGAAAGAATCTTTAGACAGCAAGGCTTCTAAAACGTTTCCCATCACACTTGCCATCGCGCTCACACTTGGCGTCTTTGCGGCGGGATCGGAAGAACTGGTGATTTCACCACTGCTGCCTGATTTATCAAACTCCTTTCAGCACTCTCTTGATATTCTCGCCCTTTCCATCAGCATTTATGGGTTAGCTGTGCTGGTTGGAGCCCCGCTGCTCGTTCCTTTAGGGGACCGGTATTCAAGGGAACTGTGTTTGATCATCGGGCTTTCTTTCTTTTTGATTGGAACCGTGATGTGTGCGGCTGCCCCGAATTTGGCAGTGTTTTTTGCTGGCCGTGCCATTTCTGGGCTGGCGACCGGTGTATTTGTGCCAACAGCCTATGCTCTTGTAGGCGACCGGGTTCCTTACGAATATCGAGGCAAGGTGATGGGACTCATTGTGTCGAGCTGGTCTCTTTCTCTTGTCCTTGGTGTACCAATTGGCGCCTTTATCGGTCAGAGTTTGAACTGGCGCTGGACATTTTGGATCTTCGCCATCATGAGTCTCGTTGTCCTGCTGCTCGTCATCCTTGAATCACGCAAACAAACCGCCACAGCGAATACAGGAACACCTCAAGCTAGGGAGAAAACTGGCTCTTTATGGGGAGCTTTGAAAATTGATCGTGTCCCCGCCTATTTGACCGTGACATTTTGTAATATGCTTGGATTTTATGGCATGTACTCGTTCTTAGGAGCTTATCTGCAAAGTTTGTTTTCTGGAGGACAATCGACGGCAGGACTTCTGATCATGGCTTACGGCGTCGGTTTTTCCATGAGTGTATTTACAGGAAAATTAGCTGACTGGTTTGGCAAAACTCGTTCTCTTTTCTTAGTGCTGGGCGGCATTACGCTCGTTCTCGCCTTACTTCCTTATGCTCCTTTCTCATGGACATTGCTGATTTTTGCCCTATTTATTTGGGGTGCCATGCAAAGTTTATCCGTCACGCTTTTGAGCACTGTTCTAAGTGACTGCTCCCAAACCCACCGAGGCAAAGTGATGGCTTTTTACAGTCTTGCGTCCAACCTTGCCGTTATGCTTGGTTCCGCTCTTATGGGACCTGTCTATGTCCATTTCGGCTATCATACGGTAGGGCTTGTATGTGCACTTATTACGCTTGTTGGTTTTCTCATTAGCTTCGCCAGCTATAAACGTGAACGAACCTTACAGCAGAAACATAAAAACACATTTGAAACGTAA
- a CDS encoding bacilysin biosynthesis protein BacA, with the protein MILKNDVFHFKEEPIVSPKMFTVNTLGPEGTSSEYAAKHFISHSTTTLGTHTKLSLYDTFETCIEHTLSNALQYTLVPHAYEGIKHFYMRPDLQLLQIFRCDTPMYGLAVRPDFPFQEQMLHHLKIVSHPAPVNLIQYFIHQNAEFELVNSTSTAAQKVRDGEFDFALTNEVARATYGLTFIRTFKSIPMSWSIFGKGEI; encoded by the coding sequence ATGATCTTAAAGAATGATGTTTTTCATTTCAAAGAAGAGCCCATCGTTTCACCTAAGATGTTTACAGTCAATACACTAGGCCCTGAGGGGACAAGCAGTGAATATGCAGCAAAACATTTCATCTCTCATTCCACCACTACACTCGGCACTCATACGAAACTATCCCTTTACGACACGTTCGAAACTTGCATTGAACATACTCTCTCTAACGCACTCCAATACACTCTCGTTCCACACGCATACGAAGGAATCAAACACTTTTACATGAGACCTGACCTGCAGCTTTTACAAATTTTCAGATGTGACACACCCATGTATGGTTTGGCTGTCAGACCAGATTTCCCATTTCAAGAACAAATGCTCCACCATTTAAAAATTGTCTCTCACCCTGCACCTGTCAATTTGATTCAATATTTCATTCACCAAAATGCTGAATTTGAGCTGGTCAATTCTACAAGTACTGCCGCACAAAAAGTAAGAGACGGCGAATTTGATTTCGCTTTAACTAATGAGGTAGCCAGAGCCACATACGGCCTCACCTTCATTCGAACGTTTAAAAGCATCCCAATGAGCTGGTCCATATTCGGAAAAGGAGAGATATAA
- a CDS encoding cupin domain-containing protein: MQTEQKTQERYFPQAKKVEWENGVTQYSTVRGDTEVLISYVPPHTIIEPHEHHEAQIGIVLKGELQMTVGPSTQLLTPLELAYIAPPFVPHGASNLTDEEVIAIDIKRLKDGEEYTAPPTYFLDIFKTRDLLPGMEVTFFVEDWMELMIANIPGNGGEMPFHKHRNEQIGICISGGYDMTIEGFTEKMEFGTTYFCDPKEDHGAINPKPEASKSINLFFPPRYNRLKPKASKVKK; this comes from the coding sequence ATGCAAACTGAACAAAAGACGCAAGAACGATATTTTCCTCAAGCCAAAAAAGTAGAATGGGAGAATGGTGTCACACAATATTCCACGGTCAGAGGTGATACGGAAGTGTTAATTTCATACGTCCCTCCTCACACGATCATAGAACCTCACGAGCATCACGAAGCACAAATCGGTATCGTATTAAAAGGCGAGCTTCAAATGACGGTCGGCCCATCGACCCAATTGCTCACCCCTTTAGAATTAGCCTATATCGCACCACCTTTTGTCCCTCACGGCGCATCTAACCTGACAGATGAAGAAGTGATTGCCATTGATATTAAGAGATTAAAAGATGGCGAGGAATATACGGCCCCTCCTACTTATTTCTTAGATATTTTCAAAACACGGGATTTACTCCCTGGCATGGAAGTCACCTTTTTTGTTGAGGATTGGATGGAGCTCATGATTGCCAACATTCCTGGAAATGGCGGTGAAATGCCTTTTCATAAACACCGCAATGAACAAATCGGCATTTGCATCAGCGGAGGTTATGATATGACCATTGAAGGCTTTACAGAGAAAATGGAATTTGGCACCACTTATTTCTGTGATCCAAAGGAAGATCATGGTGCGATAAATCCAAAGCCGGAAGCATCAAAGTCTATTAATCTCTTCTTCCCTCCCCGCTATAATCGGTTGAAGCCAAAAGCGTCTAAGGTGAAGAAATGA
- a CDS encoding SDR family NAD(P)-dependent oxidoreductase, with protein sequence MNLDGKVVLITGGASGIGLAAVKLFLEHGAKVAVADINEQSGKQLVESLPHEHLAFFKTDITNESDCQKTVQFVLNRFGTIDVLINNAGIEIVSPVHEMTLEDWNHIVQVNLTGVFLMSKHALPHMLEKKSGSIINTGSVGGLVGWPDIPAYNATKGGVIQLTKSMAVDYAAHQIRVNCIAPGIIDTPLNEKSFLDNHSESLEVVKKEKAKVNPLLRLGKPEEIAGVMLFLASDLSSYMTGSVVTADGGYTAR encoded by the coding sequence ATGAACCTCGACGGAAAAGTCGTCCTGATTACAGGAGGTGCATCAGGGATTGGGCTTGCCGCAGTCAAGCTTTTCCTTGAGCATGGAGCAAAAGTAGCAGTGGCTGACATCAATGAACAGAGCGGCAAACAACTCGTCGAATCATTGCCGCACGAGCATCTTGCGTTTTTCAAAACAGATATTACGAATGAGTCTGACTGTCAAAAAACCGTTCAGTTCGTGCTGAACCGTTTTGGAACAATTGATGTTTTGATTAACAATGCAGGCATCGAAATTGTCTCCCCCGTTCACGAGATGACGCTGGAGGATTGGAACCACATTGTACAGGTCAACCTGACGGGTGTATTTCTTATGAGTAAGCATGCATTGCCGCATATGCTTGAAAAGAAAAGCGGAAGTATTATCAATACAGGATCTGTCGGGGGTCTTGTCGGCTGGCCTGACATTCCTGCCTATAACGCAACAAAGGGCGGTGTCATCCAGCTAACCAAATCCATGGCGGTCGACTATGCCGCCCATCAAATCAGGGTGAACTGTATCGCCCCGGGCATTATTGATACGCCATTAAATGAAAAATCATTTTTAGACAATCATTCAGAAAGTCTTGAGGTTGTCAAAAAAGAAAAAGCAAAGGTGAACCCATTACTTCGTCTCGGAAAACCCGAAGAAATTGCGGGCGTCATGCTGTTTCTCGCCTCTGATCTATCCAGTTATATGACTGGAAGTGTTGTCACAGCAGATGGCGGTTACACCGCTAGATAA
- a CDS encoding ATP-grasp domain-containing protein: MSKKTVLVIADLGGCPPHMFYESVAASYHIVSYIPRPFAITKGHAELIEKYSIAVIKDRDYFDTNPSFEHPDSIYWAHDDYLKSEEEVVDDLVRVASFFKADAITTNNELFIAPMAKAAERLGLRGAGVKAAELARDKSQMRAAFNAAGVKAVKTQPVTTLADFQQAIEHIGTPLILKPTYLASSIGVTLFHDRAGSDDLFLNVQSYLQTIPVPNAVTYEAPFVAETYLEGAYEDWYQEDGYADYVSVEGLVVEGEYIPFVIHDKTPQIGFTETAHITPSILDNEAQQLIIEAAKKANEGLGLENCATHTEIKLMKNRETGLIESAARFAGWNMIPNIKKVFGVDMAKLLIDVLVDGKKADLPKELLSGHTHYLADCHLYPQHFKESGHIPPEVTHITIDHVHIQQATLVGDTVIISESVPPKGTFVDLSLFEAFNGIVSLELKGSSSQDVAASIRNIQKQAAIQLMDELVKG, encoded by the coding sequence TTGAGTAAAAAAACCGTACTTGTCATTGCTGATCTGGGAGGATGCCCGCCCCATATGTTTTACGAAAGCGTGGCTGCATCGTATCATATCGTTTCTTATATCCCGAGACCCTTTGCTATTACAAAGGGACACGCTGAGCTAATCGAAAAATACTCCATTGCCGTCATCAAAGATCGAGATTATTTTGACACAAACCCTTCTTTTGAACACCCAGATTCTATTTACTGGGCACATGACGATTATCTGAAATCCGAGGAAGAGGTGGTGGACGACCTAGTTCGTGTGGCTTCCTTTTTCAAAGCGGATGCGATCACCACCAATAATGAATTATTCATTGCACCAATGGCAAAAGCCGCTGAGCGTCTTGGACTGCGCGGCGCTGGGGTAAAGGCAGCTGAATTAGCGCGTGATAAAAGTCAAATGAGGGCTGCATTCAACGCGGCTGGGGTCAAAGCAGTAAAAACTCAGCCTGTCACTACTTTAGCTGATTTCCAGCAAGCCATTGAACATATCGGGACACCGCTTATTTTAAAGCCTACATATTTAGCAAGCTCCATTGGCGTGACCCTTTTTCATGACCGAGCCGGCAGTGATGATCTCTTTTTAAACGTACAATCCTATTTGCAAACCATTCCCGTTCCAAACGCTGTGACGTATGAAGCTCCGTTTGTCGCTGAAACATACTTAGAGGGTGCTTACGAGGATTGGTATCAAGAGGACGGCTACGCTGATTATGTCAGTGTTGAAGGGTTAGTCGTTGAGGGTGAATATATCCCTTTTGTCATTCATGATAAGACCCCTCAAATCGGTTTTACAGAAACGGCTCATATTACTCCGTCGATCCTAGACAATGAAGCCCAGCAACTCATCATTGAGGCAGCAAAGAAGGCAAATGAAGGGCTAGGTCTTGAAAACTGTGCCACTCATACAGAAATCAAGCTCATGAAAAATCGAGAAACCGGATTAATCGAATCAGCAGCTAGATTTGCTGGCTGGAATATGATTCCGAATATCAAAAAGGTCTTTGGGGTAGATATGGCCAAGCTGCTGATTGATGTATTAGTCGATGGAAAAAAGGCTGATTTGCCAAAAGAACTGCTTTCTGGACATACGCATTATTTAGCAGACTGTCATTTATACCCTCAGCATTTCAAAGAGAGCGGACACATTCCGCCTGAGGTCACACACATCACCATTGATCATGTGCATATTCAGCAGGCCACTTTGGTTGGAGATACTGTCATCATCAGTGAATCCGTCCCACCTAAAGGGACCTTTGTGGACCTATCTTTATTTGAAGCATTTAATGGCATCGTGTCTCTTGAATTAAAAGGCTCGTCTTCTCAGGATGTTGCCGCATCCATCCGTAACATTCAGAAGCAGGCAGCCATTCAGTTAATGGATGAACTAGTGAAGGGATAG
- a CDS encoding aminotransferase class I/II-fold pyridoxal phosphate-dependent enzyme, whose product MKILPSNMIERLPEQKFGTVFEKIAHKTQNGANIVNLGQGNPDLPTPAHIVSALQEAAGTLQFQQYAPFRGFDFFKQAIADFYRKEFGIEVDPQKEIALFNGGKTGLYVMSQCLLDPGDIALVPDPGYPEYHSGILMADAKPYCIRLEEENGYLPNFPSIDPDVLKKAKVLFLNYPNNPTGAVASEAFFEEAAEFASAHGLHVIHDFAYGSFHYEQKPVSFLKAPLGKKVGVELYSLSKTFNMAGWRVAFAVGNEDIIHAINAFQDHVFVSMYGGFQQAATIALQSDDCHIQSLKEVYLERMNFFIRQAEKQLGWTIERPAGAFYLWASIPDDFEDSHAFADYLLEHADVVVTPGGVFGAHGRRHVRISMVAPIEQLALFINRLHILPIRFHQKTRI is encoded by the coding sequence GTGAAGATCTTACCATCTAACATGATTGAACGGCTGCCAGAACAAAAATTTGGAACCGTATTTGAGAAAATTGCACATAAAACACAAAACGGAGCGAACATTGTGAACCTTGGTCAGGGAAATCCCGATCTTCCTACTCCTGCCCATATTGTGAGCGCCCTTCAAGAGGCAGCAGGCACTTTGCAATTTCAGCAATATGCTCCTTTTAGAGGCTTTGACTTTTTCAAGCAAGCCATTGCAGATTTCTACAGAAAGGAATTCGGCATTGAGGTTGACCCGCAGAAGGAGATTGCCCTTTTCAATGGGGGAAAAACAGGCCTTTATGTGATGAGTCAGTGCCTGCTTGATCCAGGGGACATTGCCCTTGTCCCCGATCCTGGATACCCAGAATATCATTCAGGCATCTTGATGGCGGACGCAAAGCCATACTGCATCCGACTGGAAGAGGAAAATGGCTATTTGCCGAATTTCCCGTCAATTGATCCAGACGTGTTAAAAAAGGCAAAGGTTCTTTTCTTAAATTATCCGAATAACCCTACAGGTGCTGTGGCAAGTGAAGCATTTTTTGAAGAGGCTGCGGAATTTGCCTCAGCTCACGGTCTGCATGTGATTCATGATTTTGCCTATGGTTCATTTCATTATGAGCAAAAACCAGTAAGCTTTCTAAAGGCACCTCTTGGAAAAAAAGTAGGCGTGGAATTATATTCTTTATCCAAAACATTCAATATGGCAGGATGGAGAGTCGCTTTTGCTGTAGGGAATGAGGACATCATTCATGCCATAAACGCCTTCCAAGATCATGTGTTTGTCAGTATGTATGGCGGATTTCAACAAGCCGCCACCATTGCCTTACAAAGTGATGACTGTCATATTCAATCCTTGAAAGAAGTCTACCTTGAACGAATGAATTTCTTCATCCGTCAAGCGGAGAAGCAGCTTGGATGGACCATTGAACGTCCAGCCGGCGCCTTTTATTTATGGGCTTCGATCCCTGATGATTTCGAGGATTCTCATGCTTTTGCCGACTATTTACTCGAGCATGCAGATGTCGTCGTGACGCCTGGGGGTGTATTTGGAGCACATGGAAGACGTCATGTCCGCATCTCAATGGTGGCGCCAATTGAACAGCTTGCCCTTTTTATCAATCGGCTCCATATACTGCCGATTCGCTTTCATCAAAAAACCCGCATATAG